A single window of Ovis canadensis isolate MfBH-ARS-UI-01 breed Bighorn chromosome 15, ARS-UI_OviCan_v2, whole genome shotgun sequence DNA harbors:
- the THY1 gene encoding thy-1 membrane glycoprotein, with product MNPTIGIALLLTVLQVARGQKVTSLTACLVNQSLRLDCHHENTTTTPMQYEFSLTRDTKKWVLSGSNGVTRPEYSSRTKFFSKYNLKVLYLSNFTTKDEGTYTCELRLSGPNPTVSNKDVSVFRDKLVRCGGISLLIQNTSWLLLLLLSLPLLQAMDFISL from the exons ATGAACCCTACCATCGGCATCGCCCTCCTGCTGACAG TCTTACAGGTGGCCCGTGGGCAGAAGGTGACCAGCCTGACAGCCTGCCTGGTGAACCAGAGCCTTCGTCTAGACTGCCATCATGAGAATACCACCACCACGCCCATGCAGTATGAGTTCAGCCTGACCCGTGATACAAAGAAGTGGGTGCTCTCTGGCTCCAATGGGGTCACTAGGCCAGAATACAGCTCCCGAACCAAATTCTTCAGCAAGTACAACCTCAAGGTCCTCTACCTGTCCAATTTCACCACCAAGGATGAGGGGACCTACACATGTGAACTCCGCCTCTCTGGCCCGAATCCCACCGTCTCCAACAAGGATGTCTCTGTGTTCAGAG ATAAACTGGTCAGGTGTGGGGGCATAAGCCTGCTGATCCAGAACACctcgtggctgctgctgctgctgctctccctgcctctgctgcaggCCATGGACTTCATCTCCCTGTGA